AACGATTGCGCCGGAAACCGCAAACCCTGTCGCGACAGCCAGTAAACGGCGGCTGCGGCCGCCAGCCACGCCGCAATGTCGAAGATCGTGTGAAGAAAAGCCCCGCTCATGCGGGGACAACCATAGCACGATCACGTTGAAGTGCGCGGGGCGCATTTTTGTGCCCTCTCCCCTTGTGGGAGAGGGCAGCTCCGTATCAGCCACAACCTCATTTGGGTGAGGGGTTGTCTCCGCGAATTCAGCCGCCGCGGTGTGCGCGGATAGAGACCCCTCATCCGGCTTCGCTTCGCAAAGCCACCTTCTCCCACAAGGGGAGAAGGAAGAAGCAAGACCCTTAGCTGGCCTCCCGCTCCTCGGTCGGATACACGCCCCGCAGCACCTCCTCGAAATGCATCTTCACCGCGTCGTTGCACAGGCAGGCGCGCAGGCGCAGGCCGTCGCGGTTGCGGACCAGGATTGAGCCGCGCCGTGTGTCGAGCACGCCTTCCGCCTTGAACGATTGAAGCACGCGGCTCGCATAGCTGCGCCCCACCCCGAGTAGCGTCGCGAGCTGTTCGTGGGTCAGCGGCACGCTGCTGTCGTCGCCGGTACGCTCCATCGCCGCTAGAATCCATTTGGCCGTGCGCTGCTCGATCGAGTGGATGGCGTTGCAGGCGGTGGACTGGAAGATCTGCGCCAGCATGCAGTCGGCGTAACGGGCAAAGATGTTGCGCAGCGAAGCCGAGCGTTGCTTGGCCGCTTCGAGCTTGCCGACATGGATGCGCGCAAACGGTCCGCCGAACTTCACGCAGATGCGTGTATAGGCCGGCAGGAATCCCTCGCTGACGATGCCGCCCACCGCGCCCTCGCGGCCGACCAGAATGGTCTCGACATCACGGCCGTCTTCGTTGGGGACGAGAAAAGTCGCAAGCGATGGTCCGCAGGGAAAGTGCACGACCTGGACGTCGTCGCCGGGACTGTAGAGCAGCTCGCTCGCCGCAGCGTTGTCAACGGTGACGTGCGGCGCCAGCAGCGCGTAATCCGCCGCGCTCAAGCGCCGCAACAGATTGTTGAGAGGCCTAGTGTCGATCTCGGTTGTCTTGCTGATGCGCGCGTCCATCGTCGATCCCCTGCTCTCCTTTCAACACTAGCGAGCTCCGCGTCCTGGCTGTGTGCACAAGTGGACAGACGTTAAAACTGTTCTGTGGTGAGTTTCGTTCCGGGAACCCTCCGATGCGCTGGGCGCAGGCGTCGGGCTGAGGCTGTCCTTAAGGCACAAAAACATGCAGCCCTCGATAGCCAGCACCATGATACCTGCCTCCCCGAACGGCTCGGCCGACGTGCCCAGCGATATCCTGATCGTCGAGGACGATCCGATCATCGCGATCGATTTCGAGGATCGCCTGCTTGGATTTGGCGCCAAGAGCGTGCGCACCGTCGGATCGGTGGCGCAGGCGCTGAACGCGATCGCGGCGCGTGCACCGGATTTTGCGCTGCTCGACGTCGAGTTGAGCCGCGAGAAGAGCTTCGCCGTCGCCGAGCGGCTGGCGGCGGCGCAAATCCCGTTCGTGTTCGTGACCGGCTACGGCGCCGAAACCCGGATCCCGGCCGAATTCAAGGCGCGGTCCCGGCTGCAAAAGCCCTGCTCGAGCGAGGCGCTGGAGGCCGCGCTGCGCTCGCGCGGCGCCTGACGTCTCATTTGCCGGAGCGGATGCAGAGCTCGGCGAGTTCGCTCTCGACGCCGCGGAAGTATGTATGCGCAAGCGGCGGCGGCGATGAGCTCCTCTTGATCGCGTCTTGCTGGGCGAGCGCTGCCTGCTCGGACAATTGCAGGAAACGTTTCAGCGCGGACGATTTGGTCTTCGCGACGAATTTTTCCAGTGCGTCTTCGGTCGCCCCGGTCGAATTGCGATCGAGCAATTCCTTGTTGCCGGTCGCGACCGGCGACACCGCGCCGAGCTTGATCCGGCTGAGCAGAACGTAGCGGTCGAAATGCTCGAAGATCAGATCGAGGCTCCGGGCCTGTCGCATCGGCTCCTCGATCGCAAGAAAGCGTTTGACGTCTGCATTGCGCTCGAGGCGTTCCCGCTCGGCTGCGCCGGGAAACGGATTGGCGGCGTTCTGCCGATCGATGAGGGTGCCCGTGCTCTCCAGCATGCGCGTGCCCCATGAAATGACGATGTCGCGGCCGCGCGGCTCAAGCTGATCTGCCGCAAGCCCCTTTTCGGCCAGGCACGCGGGATCCGCGCTCGCGCGCAATGCCTTGCCGAGCTCGACGGTCAGCGCCTTGCCGTAAGGCGATGCGAAGGCCTCGCGCACCAGCGCGGCCCTGTCCTGGGTCTGCGCCCATGCCGGAGACGCTGCGCTCAGCAGGAGCGCGATGACGATGGTTCGGCGGCTGAACAGCACAGATCAACTCGAAAATGGCTCGGACGGCATCAGGCTCGTGAAAATGACGAGCCTGCAATGGTCGTCAGGGCCGACCGGATGGTTCATCGCCATCCGGCTCCACGTTGGGCTTTACGCAAGCTTCGGATCGAGCGTGGTCGACCACAGCGCGACGTCGGCGCGATCGCGCAAGGTCACCGTCATCTGGCCGGAGGCGCCGTCGATCTTGACGTGACCGAAGAACTGCATGCCAGCCGAGGGCGGCAGGTTCTGCTTGTCGGGGCCGGGCGCTTTGACGAAGCGCACCTCGGGTCCAAAGGTGTTGTCGAGCGCGTTCGGACCGAACGTGCCGGCGTGCAGCGGGCCCGAGACGAACTCCCAGAACGGCTCGAACTCCTGGAATTGGGCCTTGTTCGGATCGTAGTAATGCGCCGCGGCGTAGTGCACGTCCGCGGTCAGCCACACCGTGTTGTTGATCGGCGCCATCTTGATGAAGCGCAGGATGTCGGCGATCTCGAATTCGCGGCCGCGCACCGGGCCGTCACCCTGCGCGAAAGCCTCCGAGCCGCCCTTCGGCGTATCAGGCACGACGAGGCTGAGCGGCATGTCGGAGGCGACCACCTTCCAGGTCGCGCGCGAGTTGAGGAGGCCGCGCTTGAGCCAGGCGATCTGGTCCGGGCCAAGGAAGTAGCTGGCCGGGCCATAAGCGGTTTCGAGATTGGCCCCGTTCGGGCCGCGATAGCTGCGCTCGTCGAGCATGAAGACGTCGAGATGCGGACCATAGGAGATCTGGCGGTAGACGCGGCCGGGCTCGACGATGCTCTCGCGCATCGGATACATCTCGTGGAAGGCGCGGCCCGCCCGCGCGGCGAGCAGCGTGATGTCGCGCTCCTTGTAGGTCGCCGGCAGCTCCTTCGACAGCGACCAGTTGTTGGTCACCTCGTGATCGTCCCACTGCACGAAGATCGGCACTTCGGCATTGAAGGCGCGGACATTGTCGTCGGTGAGATTGTATTTGTGCGCGGCGCGGTACTCGTCCAGCGTCTCCGCGACCTTGGCCTTCTCGGGGATGGTGACGTTCTTCCAGATCTTGCCGTCCGCGAGCTTCACCTCGGATTGAATCGGGCCGTCGGCATAGATGGTGTCGCCGGAATGCAGGAAGAAATCCGGACGATGCTTACGCATCGCCGAGAAGGTGAACATGCCGCCGTCGTCGGGATTGATGCCCCAGCCCTGGCCTGCGACGTCGCCGCCCCAGACGAAGCTGACGTCGCGGCGGTCGGCCGGCGCGGTGCGGAAGCGGCCGACCGCCGGCTCGCCCTCGATCGCGGTGTGCGAGAGATCGCGAAAGCGGACACGGTAGAAGATGTCCTGGCCGCCCGGCAGGTTCTCCAGCAGCATCTTGGCGGTGAAGTCGCTTTCGGGAAGGGCCGCGATCGGCGGCAGCGCGCGGGCGTCCTTGAATGACTCGGTCGTTGCCACCTCGACCAGCATCTGCGCGGGCCGATCGGTGCGCGCCCACACCACACCGCCGTCGACGGTGACGTCGCCCGATTGCACGCCCTGCGTCACCGCCGGCCGGTCGGCCGCGCGCGACAGATGGGGCATCGCGATCGCGCCAAGCGCGCCGGCGCTGGTGGTGAGGAAACGGCGGCGGGAGAATTTGATCTTCATGGGCTGGCTCGCAGGCTGGCTGTGTGCGCATCTCGCACCGTCATTCCGGGATGGTGCGGGAGCACCAGACCCGGAATCTCGAGATTTCGGGCGCGATGGTGACGCATCGCCCTGAATGACGGCGCAAGCTATATTGAGACAATGTGACGCAGCAATTACGCGCGCAAGCGTTTACGCGTTGCCGGCGGCCCGGAATTGCGCGCCCGTCCGTTGCAGGTTCTGGGACAGGCTGAGAAGCACGGCCTTGCGGTCGGCGACCGCGGCGTGGAACTGGTCGAGCGCGATATTGAAAGCCGTGAGCGCGGCTTCCTCGATCGCGCCGTGATCGAAGCAGCGCAGCGTGTCGCGCAGGATGTCGTCGGCCTCGGTCTGCATCTGGTCGAGCTCTTCGGCCGTCTCGGACTTGCGCGCCGCCGCGATCATGTCGAGCAGGCGGTCGCGCAGATGGCTGTTGTTGTCGCGCTCGTCCTTCTTCAAATAGCCCGCAAACCAGGCGCCAAGCGAGCCCATGGCCGAAAGCGCCATCAGGCCCCACCAGATGAAATCGCTGTACCTGTCGAGGAAGGTCTTTTCCTCGCCGTCGACGAAGGCGGCGGCGCCGGGATGCACGGGGATCACGGCGTCCTTGTCGGTGTCGGGCGTCTCGATCTTGGCCGCCAGCGGGAATTCCGTCACCAGTTGCTGGCGCACGGCGAACAGCTGGCGGGTGAATGCCGCGATGGTGGTTTCGGAGATGCCTTTGCGCGCCACGATGTGGTGCGAGAAGCTGATGGTCTTGACCTCGTCCTCGGGCCGGTCAGGTGAGCCGCCATAGGTGCCGGCGGGAATCTCCGAGGCTTCATAGACCGGATGGTTCTGCGCGATCGCGTCGGCGGAATCGATCGCGATGAAGGTCGGCGTGCCGCCGTCCCTGGCCGAGGCCGCGATCGCATCCGCCGTGATCTTGCTGTTGACGGGACCGGCGGCGAGATAGGCATCGGCCTTCTGGGCCTTGATCGCCTCGGCGGCTTCATTCGCCGGGAACTGGATGATCTCGACCTTGGCGGGATCGACGCCGTATTGCTGCAGGATCACCTTGAGCAGATTGACGTTGGCCTGGGTGCGGCCGACCACGCCGACGCGATGACCGGCGAGCTGCGCGATCTTGGTGATCTTCGCGCCCTTCTTCTTGCCCTTGCCGGGCACGGACCACAGCACCACGACGTTCTTGCGCAGGGTCGCGACCGCTTGCGCGTTCTTGGGAACGTCGACGTCGCCGCGCACGATGGCGAGATCGACCTTGCTCTCCGCAAGCGCCTCGGCGCTGGCGGTGGCGCCGTCGGTCTGGATCGGCCGCAGCCGCACGTAACTCTTGTTCTGCGAGAAAGCCTGGGTCAGCGCCTGCACGACCTTGACGTCGTCGCTGTTCGCGGGGCCGACCGCGATCTTCAGCGTCACCGGCCGCATCGCGAAATAATAGCCGCCGGTGATTGCGCCGATGATCGCAAGCACCAATGCGAGGGAGACAAGCGCGGTGCGCCGCGCCGCTGATCGCGGCGACGTCGAGTTGGGCGTTTCGGCCAGGTCCGATTCCCCGGTCATCGATCTCCCGAACAGGCGCTTGAGGCTCAGTTTCATCTCGGCCGGCGATTTACGCCCGTAATTATAGCAAAATTCTTGTCCGGACGGGTTACATCTCCGTCATGGTTAGCGGATGGGCCAAATCCCCTGTGAACCTGGGCCATATGCACGGTGTTAGGGTAAAGTTCCCCTGAAGGACGGAGGCGATCATGGCAGAGCGGCTGACGGCGGAAGCACGCAAGCAGGCGCTGGGCGCCATACCGGGCTGGACCGAGGTCCCGGGCCGGGACGCCATCGGGAAAACCTTTGTCTTCAAGGATTTCAACGAGGCGTTCGGCTTCATGACGCGCGCCGCGCTGGTCGCCGAGAAGATGGACCATCACCCCGAATGGCGGAACGTCTACAAGACGGTGGAGGTGGTGCTCTCGACCCATGACGCCGGCGGCGTCACCAGGCTCGATATCGAGCTCGCCCAGAAGATGAACGCCATCGCCGGCTGACACCGGGCTTACATCTTGTCGGCGCCGGCAGCATCCCCATGTTGTGATCAGCAATGGATGCGGCGATCTGCCGCCCTGGCTGAACGGGGAGTTTGCAGGACATGGCTGCCGAACACAGCGTCGGTTTCGAGCCCGCCGATCGGCTCGCGGAGGATCGCGAGAGCGTTCGCCGTCGCTTCTGGCGCAAGCTGAAGCGTGTCGCCGCGCACCTGCCGTTCGCGGAAGATCTGCTCGCGGCCTATTATTGCGCGTTCGACCGGCAGACGCCGCGCCACGTCCAGGCCTCGCTGCTGGGCGCGATCGCCTATTTCATCCTGCCCTTCGACTTCGTTCCCGACGTGATGCCGATCCTCGGCTTCACGGATGATGCCGCCGTGCTCGCCACGGCCATCCGCATGGTCGCGAGCCACATCACCAACGAGCATCGCGAAGCCGCCCGCGCCGCGCTGAAGCGCGGTGTGGATGAGGCGGAGGTGGCGCAGTAGGGGCAGTTCAACCAAGTCCACTGCTGTCATTCCCCGCGAAGGCGGGGAATCCAGTACGCCGCGGCCTCTCGATTCAATCGCTGACGTCCCGGAGTACTGGATCGCCCGGTCAAGCCGGACGATGACGGCTGTATGTGGAGCGACGAGACGCGCCCGCTACTTCTTCCCCGTCTCCGCCCGCGCGTTCTCCGCGTCCCACGCCTGGAATTGCTTGAACAGCGTTTCCTTGTCGGCATCTGACACTTTCGCGGCCGCGGGATTCTGCTTCAGGAATGCCTCGAAGCGCTGGCGCGTCACCGGCTCGACGCCGTGCTTGTCGAGCCATTGCTGCGCCACAGGCAATCTATTCCAGCCGGCGAGCGGGGCGGGGAGCGAGACTTCCTTCCACTTGGGATGGAACGGCGGGTTCTGGAGCGCGGGGAATTTGGTGAAGAACGCGTCCACGAACAGCGCGAGCTTACGGTAACGCTCGGTGTTCGGCGCCCAGTTATAGGCCGCGAGCACCGCGGGCACCGCGATCGTGTCCACGCTCTCGCCCTCCTTGATCAGGTTCGGATAGTCCTTGGCCGTGAGCGTCGCCGGCAGATAGTCGCTCTGCAGCGGTTTTGCGTAATCGACCTTGGCGAGATGGAAGCGGCCGTCATTGCCGAAGGTCGAGACCGATTTGTACGGCTTGCCTCCGACCACGATGACGGCGTCGATCTCGCCGGACTTCAGCTTCTCCATCGCGATGCGCTGCTCGACATAGACGAAGTTCGCCTTGATCCCGAGCCGCTCGAACACCGTCAGTGCGGTGACGAAGGTCCCGCCATTGGGCAGATCGACGCTGACCTTCTTGCCCTCGAGGTCCTTCAGCGTCGCGATCGACTTCGGCGCGATCACCTGCATCTCTTCATTGTAGAGCTTGGTCACGTAAGTGAACTGTTTCTTGATGTCCTTGGCAAAGCCCTTGCGCTCGAGATAGTCGAGCGTGTCGGCGCGCACGACGCCGAGATCGACGCCTTGCAGGAACAGGATGTCGGCGACGCTCTGCACCGAGCCGCGGCCGACGATCGGCAGCACGCGGATCTTGTTGCCGTCGTCGAGCACGGAGGCAAGGTCGGCGCCGAATTGCACATAGGTGCCGCCGATCGTGCCTGTGATCAGCGTGACGGTATTGGCGTTCAGCGCCTGCTTGGTCGAGTTCGAGCCGAACTGGAAGATGGCCTTCAGGCTGTCCGAGACCTTGGCCGGATCATATTCGGTCTGCTCGGCGCGGGCGGTGAAGGCACAGACGGTCATGATGGCGGCGAGCGCCACTCGATAGACGTTACGCATGGTGTCCTCTGAAGAGTTCTAGTTCGAGAGCTGGCCGAGGCGCTGCCGCGCCTCCGCCGATCCGAGGCTTGCGGCGCGCTGGTACCAGTCGCGTGCGGTGGACGCGTCGCCAATGACGGTCCGCGCATCGCTGGTGCCGAGCACCGCAGGATCATAGGTTTGCGCCAGCAGCAGCGCGGCGGTTGCATCCCTCGCGTTGGCCGCGCGCTCGAGCAGCAGGCGCGCCGCGGCGATGTCGCCGACGCCGATCAGGCTCCGCGCGCGCGTCATCAATCCTGCCAGCGTGTCGGCGTCGAGCGTCCTGACGGGTTCGGGCGGTGGTGGTGCCGGCTGCGCCGCGACAGGCGCGGGCGCTTGCACGGGCGTCTGGGCTTGCAGCGCAGTCTGGTAGGCGCTCGCGATCGCTTCGCGGCTCGGCGCCGGCGGCGCCGGAACAGTCTGCGCGTCGGCGCTGGCCAGCACCGCATTGGTGACGCGGGCCGCGTCCTTGACCGGGGTCTGCCGTGCAGCCGGCGGTGGAGGGGCGAGGGTCTGCAGCGTCGAGGCGCCGGCATAGGCGGCGACGAGATCGCGCAGGTCGGATTGAAACACCCCGGCCAGGATCGTGGCCGCGGAAATCGCCAGAACCGTCCCGAGAATGGCCGGGATGAACCTGGTTCTCGAGCGCAGCGCCTGCGGCGCAAATTCCCGCGGGTCCGGCGCCCCGAGCGGGTCGGACAGGAACAGCGGCATTGGATCGTCCTGTGGAAGATCAGCCCGTGCGGCGCGCGCACGGATGTAGTCCGCCGTGGACGATTGTGACACAAATTTATCGGAGTCGAACGCTCGCGACTC
This is a stretch of genomic DNA from Bradyrhizobium sp. CB2312. It encodes these proteins:
- a CDS encoding Crp/Fnr family transcriptional regulator, giving the protein MDARISKTTEIDTRPLNNLLRRLSAADYALLAPHVTVDNAAASELLYSPGDDVQVVHFPCGPSLATFLVPNEDGRDVETILVGREGAVGGIVSEGFLPAYTRICVKFGGPFARIHVGKLEAAKQRSASLRNIFARYADCMLAQIFQSTACNAIHSIEQRTAKWILAAMERTGDDSSVPLTHEQLATLLGVGRSYASRVLQSFKAEGVLDTRRGSILVRNRDGLRLRACLCNDAVKMHFEEVLRGVYPTEEREAS
- a CDS encoding response regulator; translation: MIPASPNGSADVPSDILIVEDDPIIAIDFEDRLLGFGAKSVRTVGSVAQALNAIAARAPDFALLDVELSREKSFAVAERLAAAQIPFVFVTGYGAETRIPAEFKARSRLQKPCSSEALEAALRSRGA
- a CDS encoding alkaline phosphatase D family protein, producing the protein MKIKFSRRRFLTTSAGALGAIAMPHLSRAADRPAVTQGVQSGDVTVDGGVVWARTDRPAQMLVEVATTESFKDARALPPIAALPESDFTAKMLLENLPGGQDIFYRVRFRDLSHTAIEGEPAVGRFRTAPADRRDVSFVWGGDVAGQGWGINPDDGGMFTFSAMRKHRPDFFLHSGDTIYADGPIQSEVKLADGKIWKNVTIPEKAKVAETLDEYRAAHKYNLTDDNVRAFNAEVPIFVQWDDHEVTNNWSLSKELPATYKERDITLLAARAGRAFHEMYPMRESIVEPGRVYRQISYGPHLDVFMLDERSYRGPNGANLETAYGPASYFLGPDQIAWLKRGLLNSRATWKVVASDMPLSLVVPDTPKGGSEAFAQGDGPVRGREFEIADILRFIKMAPINNTVWLTADVHYAAAHYYDPNKAQFQEFEPFWEFVSGPLHAGTFGPNALDNTFGPEVRFVKAPGPDKQNLPPSAGMQFFGHVKIDGASGQMTVTLRDRADVALWSTTLDPKLA
- a CDS encoding TAXI family TRAP transporter solute-binding subunit; the protein is MKLSLKRLFGRSMTGESDLAETPNSTSPRSAARRTALVSLALVLAIIGAITGGYYFAMRPVTLKIAVGPANSDDVKVVQALTQAFSQNKSYVRLRPIQTDGATASAEALAESKVDLAIVRGDVDVPKNAQAVATLRKNVVVLWSVPGKGKKKGAKITKIAQLAGHRVGVVGRTQANVNLLKVILQQYGVDPAKVEIIQFPANEAAEAIKAQKADAYLAAGPVNSKITADAIAASARDGGTPTFIAIDSADAIAQNHPVYEASEIPAGTYGGSPDRPEDEVKTISFSHHIVARKGISETTIAAFTRQLFAVRQQLVTEFPLAAKIETPDTDKDAVIPVHPGAAAFVDGEEKTFLDRYSDFIWWGLMALSAMGSLGAWFAGYLKKDERDNNSHLRDRLLDMIAAARKSETAEELDQMQTEADDILRDTLRCFDHGAIEEAALTAFNIALDQFHAAVADRKAVLLSLSQNLQRTGAQFRAAGNA
- a CDS encoding 4a-hydroxytetrahydrobiopterin dehydratase is translated as MAERLTAEARKQALGAIPGWTEVPGRDAIGKTFVFKDFNEAFGFMTRAALVAEKMDHHPEWRNVYKTVEVVLSTHDAGGVTRLDIELAQKMNAIAG
- a CDS encoding YkvA family protein, which gives rise to MAAEHSVGFEPADRLAEDRESVRRRFWRKLKRVAAHLPFAEDLLAAYYCAFDRQTPRHVQASLLGAIAYFILPFDFVPDVMPILGFTDDAAVLATAIRMVASHITNEHREAARAALKRGVDEAEVAQ
- a CDS encoding TAXI family TRAP transporter solute-binding subunit codes for the protein MRNVYRVALAAIMTVCAFTARAEQTEYDPAKVSDSLKAIFQFGSNSTKQALNANTVTLITGTIGGTYVQFGADLASVLDDGNKIRVLPIVGRGSVQSVADILFLQGVDLGVVRADTLDYLERKGFAKDIKKQFTYVTKLYNEEMQVIAPKSIATLKDLEGKKVSVDLPNGGTFVTALTVFERLGIKANFVYVEQRIAMEKLKSGEIDAVIVVGGKPYKSVSTFGNDGRFHLAKVDYAKPLQSDYLPATLTAKDYPNLIKEGESVDTIAVPAVLAAYNWAPNTERYRKLALFVDAFFTKFPALQNPPFHPKWKEVSLPAPLAGWNRLPVAQQWLDKHGVEPVTRQRFEAFLKQNPAAAKVSDADKETLFKQFQAWDAENARAETGKK